TTTTCAGGATTGCCTGGAGCATCTGCCTGTTATGTGGCTGTTCCTTTTTAGTATGACTGAAGAAGAGATAAGTTTTGCCGGAGAGGAGATTTTCAACGGGGACCTCTTTGATTCCCAGCAGGAAGTGGCAGTGCGAGAGATCCTCTTTCAGGATGATACCTGCTTTTTCATACTCTTCATCTTCAAAACAACGATGTGGAGAAGGTTGTACCCGCATCTGCACCTGGGGGTAGTGCTGCATGATCCATTGGCATTGTTTGGGAGAGAACGCAACCCGGTTATCATGCGGATGTTTTTCTTCCCTGATCAGCCCTATATAAATCGTGTTTTCCATTCCTGAATTTACTGCAAATTTTATTGCCAATAACGAATAAGCCAATACAGATATAGCCGCCACCTCTGAATGAGGACGGTATTTTTTTATTTTAAAGAGAAAAATTTCTTGCAGGTTAAAAAAAGGTTTTCTATATTTGCATCCCGCAATTGACGCGGAGAGTTCTTATAGAGATTGCCCAGATGGCGGAATTGGTAGACGCGCTAGACTCAAAATCTTGTATTCGCAAGGGTGTGCAGGTTCGATTCCTGTTCTGGGCACAATTACTACCAAAGTTTTAAGAAGGTTCACGAAAGTGGACCTTTTTTATTTGTACCCGTCAATGAATAATACCGGCATGCGGGCGTTTTTTTAAGATAAAAAATCCCGCTCATTTTTCAACTCGCGGGATTTTTCAATCATTATTGTTGTATTAATTAGTAGCCCTGATTTTGTGTCAGGTTCTTGTTGATGTCCCTTTCTTTTTGTGGTACCGGCCACAGGTAATCCTTGTTATCCTGGAAAGTACGTTGTTCTACTTTAACGTGTTCTCCACTGAGCGTTAGTTTACCATTCGCAGGATCAACGGTACCTAATCTTGTACCATACACGGTGCCGGATCTAACGGCGCTGCCAATTTTCCAGCGTTGCACATCGTACCAGCGCAGTCCTTCCAATGCCAGTTCTACCCTACGTTCGCGTCTTACCAGCGTACGCATTTTATCGACAGTATTGTATACAGTCCGGTCTACCACTGGCATGCCGGCGCGTATTCTGATGGCATCTATTGCAGCATATACAGAATTATCAATCACACCTGATTCAATCTGCGCTTCTGCATAGGTCAACAGGACTTCCGCATAACGTATCACAATCATATTCAGTCCGGTATTCCACATATCAGTGTAGTCAGACAGGTTAGACGTAAATTTTTTCGGAATGTAACCTGTTTTGGAATTATTATCGCCGTTATAGTAATCGCCTGAACTGCTTTCTATGGAGTTGTAGTAGACGCCTTCATACAATTGACCGGGGCAAACGATGGTGGCTGTTAAGCGCGGGTCCCTGTTGTTGTAGGGATCCTTGTCATCGTAGCCGGAAGTGGGATCGTCGATGGTTTTACCGGTTTTTGTTTCGTAGGCATCTACCAGTGCCTGGGTTGGATCGAGTGAACCCCATCCACCAAAGGAAGACGACGGCATTACGCCGAGATCTGCATTGGAGTAGTCATTTTCCTTATACTGGACATCCAGGATAACTTCTTTATTATTTTCATTTTGAATACGGAAGAGGTCCTGGTAGTTATTAAACAGTTCGTAGCCTAAGCCCATTACTTTTTTACAATCGGCAATACAGTCTGCATAATTCTTATCGTATAATTCCATCCTGGCTCTCAGGGAGAGGGCGGCGCCTTGTGTGATATGTCCTACGTCGCTGCCACTGTAGCTTACCGGCAATATGACTGCGATGGCTGCCAGTTCATCTTTCACAAACTTGCGTATTTCGGTAGCAGGTGTTCTGGAAACGGTATTGGCTTCGTCTGTAGTAACGGTATTTTTAACGAAAGGCACATCCCCATAAAGTTGGGTCATAATAAAGTACTGATAAGCTCTCTGGAAACGGGCTTCACTTTTATACTGTTCCTTTAACGTGGCATCCATTGGTGTGTTATCTATATTTTCCAGGAACCAGTTGCATTTCTGGATGGTGGTATAGCTCCAGCGGGTGTAAGCATTCGTATTGGCTGGTGTAATGGCACCACTACCGTAATCTGTGTAACCTTCCCAGGGATATTGGCTGTAGAGATTATCACTGGCAGCATCCAGGTAGAGTAAGGAGTAGTCGCCTTCCCAATCTTTATAGCAACCATTGAGGGCCGCCAGTGCATCTGACTGGGAGGTCCATAAAGAAGCGTTGTTGTAAGCATTCAATGGCTTTCTATCGAGGAAATCCTTCTGACAGGCAGATTGCAGCAAACCTGTAGCGAGTATTATATAGAGAATGTTTCTTTTCATGATGTTAAGTACTTTTTGTTAAAAACTAACATTTACACCAAATGTGTGCACTTTTACCTGTGGGTAGTAATAAATACTGCTCGAAATGGAAGCTTCCGGATCTATCCATTTGTACAGGTGATCAAACGTGAGGATATTTTGTCCGCTGTAGTAAAAACGTACTTTGCTGAGTCCTGCTTTCTTCACAATACTGCCCGGCAGGGTATATCCTATCTGCAGATTTTTGAGGCGCAGATAAGAGCCGTCTTTCACCCAGAAGGAGGAAGGCGTACCGCTGGGATCATTTTCTTTATTGGTATACCAGATACGTGGCAAGGAAGCGTTGGTATTATCTGCAGACCAGGTATCCAGCAACGCAGAAGTAGGTTTACCTGCAGAAGAACTTACACTACCCAGTTTACCCCCGTCGATATAGGTTTTTACACCGGTAGCTCCCTGCAGAAAAAATGGCGATATCGAAATTTTTCCAGGCACCGCCCAGGTTAATACCAAAAGTTACCTTAGGGAAATAATTACCGATGTATACTTTGTCGGCCGTGTTAATGGTATCATTACCGTCTTTATCTTTGTATCGGATATCACCCGCAGATGTTCTGTTGGTCTGGAAAGGAAATTTTTTCACCTCATCTGCCGATTGGAAAATACCATCTGCTTCATATCCATATAGAGAATAAACAGGATAGCCTACCTGTTGGAAAGTATAGCCATCAATCTTGGCGCCTGCGCCATGGCGGTCAGTTATTTTATTGTTGATAAAAGAGGCGTTGATAGCTGCGTCGTACTTAAAGTCTCCTTTAGTATCATTATAGCTAAGGGAGAATTCCCAGCCTTTGTTCAGCATGGCGCCTGCGTTCTGCACCGAAGGCTTCAGGCCATATGGAGCACCCACTTCTACAGGCAGCAGAATATCACTGGTAACCTTACGGAAATAGTCGGCAGTAAAATTTATTTTTCCATCCAGAAATCCCGCATCAAGACCCACACTGGTTTCAGTGGTGGATTCCCATCGCAGATCCGGGTTGGCACCATTAATAGCCGATATACCGGGGGCGATGGTAGCACCGGTACCACCAAATGTATAGTTCTGGCTACCATTCACCTGCAACACATAAGGATAATAGGGAAAGCTGGGGTAATTGACATCATCCGGGCCCACCACGATCTGGTTACCCAGTTGCCCCCAGGAACCCCTTAGTTTGAGGTAAGACACATACTTCTTTAAAGACCCGAAGAAGTTTTCTCTGTCTATATTCCAGCCGGCAGAGAAGGAAGGAAATGCTCCCCATCTGTGGTCAGAAGCGAAGCGGGAAGAACCATCGTAACGGAGATTGGCTTCAAATAAATATTTGCCATCGTAATCATAATTCAATCGGCCAAAATAAGACCGGAGTGCTAATTCATAAGAATATCCGCTGGTCTTTTGTCCATCAGTAGAAGCCAGGTTCACATCCGTTAGCAGGTTGTTCAGAAAACCTTTACGGTAACCATCATCAAAAGTGTATTTGGTCAGTTCCTGTGAGTAGCCGCCCAGTATTTTGAAATTATGTTTATTAAAGGATTTGGTATAGTCCAGGAGTGCCTGCTGTGTAACCGTGTTACCGAAGGTATTTTCATCTGTCACGGAGTTGGGACCCTGGTAAAATGTAGGTTTCCCGTTGGCATCATAGTACTGCTGATCAGCAATAAATTTCTTATTGTGACTTATTTTCATCACGTAGGAAAGTGATGGTTTAAAATGAAGACCGTTTACAATTTCCCAGTCTGCACCCACATTACCAATCAGGTCGTAGTTATTGAATTTGTTTTGGCTGTTTCCTTCCAGCCATGCCATGGGGCTACCATCAGCGATGTAGCCATAGTAACCGTTTTCGTATTTATAAGGGATGGTAGGGGAAATACGGTTTACCTGTCTTACCAGCTGCGTAAAATCACCGGTATAAGGGTTACTCGGTTCTCTTTTATTGGTGTTAGTGAAGGCAATATTGGCATTTACCTTTACTCTGTCGGTAACCTCGGAGGTGATATTCAGCCTGCTGGTATAACGTTTTGCATTTGTTTCTTTAATAATGCCATTCTCATCAAACAAACCGAGGGAGAAAGCATATTGTGTTTTGTCACTACCGCCGGATACGCCTACGTAGTGATTTTGTTGTAAGCCAATGCCTTGATAAAATAAGTCGAGCCAGTCAGTATTAGGATATTTATAAGGATCAGAACCATCTTTGAATTTCTGCACTTCTGCATCTGTCCAGCGTACTGGCTTTCCTTCATTAACGAGGGCTTTGTTATACAGATCTGCTGCCTGCCAGGAAGGTAAAAAGTCTGGTAAGCCGGTAGCTTTTTGTTTACCTACATATGCGTTATAGGTCACTTGTGGTGTTCCTTTTGTGCCTTGTTTGGTAGTAATGAGTACAACGCCATTGGCTGCGCGGGAGCCATAGATAGAAGAGGAAGCTGCATCTTTCAGTACAGACAAAGTAGCAATATCATCTGGATTGATATTATTCAGGTTGTTCAGGTTGGTGATGACGCCATCTATTACAATTATTGGATCCGCGTTATTCATTGTACCGATACCTCTGATGCGGATTCTTGCGGCGTCACTGCCTGGTTGTCCACTGATATTGGCGGTAACAGTTACACCGGGCATAGTTCCCTGCAGGGCGTTACTCACGCTGGTTACCGGTCTGTTGGTCAGCTGCTCGGAAGTGATGGAGGTGACGGCACCCGTAAGATTGGCTTTCTTTTGTATGCCATAGCCTACTACTACAAATTGTTTTAATGCGCTTACATCGGGAGCAAGCGAAATATTGAATTGTTTTCTGCTGGCGATAGGAATTTCCTGGGTAATATATCCCAGGCTGCTGATGATTAGTACAGCATTTTCCGCTACCTCTTTCAGCTGGAAGGTACCATCCGGACCGGAAATAGTTCCTTTACGGGTTCCTTTTATCACCACAGAAGCTCCGGGAATGGGCGCTCCGGTGTCGTCCGTAATGATCCCTGTAATGATAACAGGTGGTGGAGATACCGGCATGATATCTATCGGTTTCTCGCTTTTGGTAATGAAGATGGTGTTACCCTGGATTTCAAAACTCAGAGGTTGCTGGAGCAGCACCATTTCCATTGCTGCCTGTGGCGACGCATTTTTAAGGTCAACCGAAACAGGCTTACTGTTTTTCAGATCCTCTTTATCGTAGAAGAAAACATAACCTGTTTGCTCTTTTATAGCATGGAGTACTTTCTTAAGACTCACCGCTTTGGCGGAATAGGTGACTGTTTGTGCGCTGCTGCTGGCACTCACCTGCAATGTGGCCACGAGTAGCAGGAAAGAAGTTAGTCTCATAACTAACAAGATTTTGGTTGGGAGCTCCGCAAACTTCCAATATTTGCGGGTACCGGAGTTACAAATAGCCTTAAGTTGCATACTTTTGCAATGTTTGGTTGAATTAATAAATAAAGTTTACCGACTTGTTTGTTGATGAAATTGAACTGTAACCGGGGTAGGACGCCAATCTTAATCCCCGGTTTTTTTATTCAATACGTGTAGAAAGCCACTGTTGATTGCTTCAGTTGATTCATTGTTCCGAATATTTCATTGTTCATAACTATGGCTGGATAACGATCCTGTTGCCATTTTCAATTCTATACCTGATTCTTGTTTTAGACAATCCTTTTAATACCTGCGACAGGGTGAGATTCCTGCCTATTTCTCCGGTAAATATCCGTTGAGGGATATCACCTTCATATTTTACCTCCACATTATACCAGCGTGAGAGCTGGCGCATAACGGTGGGAAGGTCTGCATCATTGAAATAGAAGAAGCCTTCTTTCCACGCCAGCACCTGTAATAAATCTACATGATCCAATACCTGTATGGACTGGCCTGTTGTGCTTACCCTTGCCTGCTGGCCTGGTTTAAGTATTTGTTGCTGCTGCTGTGCAATTATCTTTACAGCTCCCTCCATTAAAGTGGTATTGGTAGTCGCCTCGTCCTGATACGCATTAATATTAAAATGTGTGCCCAGTACTTCTATCGTTGTATTGCCGGTCTTCACAAGGAAGGGCATTTTTTCATTTTTTACTACTTCAAAGTAGGCTTCCCCGGTAATGGTTACCATTCTTTCATGCCCGGTAAATGCAGTAGGGTAGTAGATGGAAGAACCGGCATTTAGCCATACGGCTGTACCATCCGGTAAAATAAGTTTGTACTGTCCGCCCAAGGGGGTACTCATGGTATTATATAACACTTTATCCGCTGAGCCTCCTAATTCGTCATAGGCGAGTTGACCATTACTCAATTTGGTGATACGGGTATTACCTTGCTGTGCCAGTACACCATTGCCTGCGCTGTCGAGCGGTATCCGGGAACCATCTGAGAGGGTGAGCATAGCCCTGTTGCCGCCGGGTGCAATATCCATTACGGAAGGAGTGGCCACTATAGCTGGCAGGTGTGTTGATGTTGATAAATGATAATAATAAGTGCCGGATATTATAAACACTATACATGCGGCAGCCCACCAATAACGTTGCAGTAAATGTATGCGCTTTTTAACCGGTGCTTGCTGCGTCAATTTATCCGACTCCAGTATTTCTTTCAGGACTGATTGCCAGTAGGAGTAGTTATATTCAGCATCCGTGGTAGCTGCTGATGGCCCGATGGCATGAAGTGCGTCCAGTTGCCGCACTATTTCGCCTGACTCATCATCACTGATCAGTTGTAACAGTTCTTTGTATTCCGCCTGTGTGGCGTGCAGCTGCTTTACCTGTTCTGATAAATATTTAAGTCTTTCCGGCGTGGACAACAAGTGAAATTTTAAGTCTTTTGAATTTAGTTGACATCAGGGAAAATCACCTTTTGACAAGGCTCCCACTATATACGTACGGTGACAAAACAAATAGTACCTATCCGGTTAAAAAAAATTAAGAAAAAAACAGGATATCCCATCCAAGCAGGATGAGCGGAAGTGTAACGCCTTTGCTGATAAGGTATTCCCTGATGGATTTCAGGGAACGGACCAGTGAATTTTTAACGGTTTGCTGCGATAGTTGCAGCTGATCCGCTATTGCTGCGATTTTCAGTCCCTTCTCCCTGCTGAGCAGGTAGATCTTTTGCGCTTGTGGTGGTAACTGGTGAATGGCTTGTTTTATCAGTCGGGACGTTTCGGAAAAAGCAATATTTTCTTCCGTCAGGTTGGAATGGTCGCTGCTTTCCCGTGTAATGACCTGGCTGGCTTTATTACGGACTCCCTGTTTTTGCAGCCAGCTGTAACAACGGTGATACACCATTTTGAAAATCCAGTTGTGCGGAACAATAACATCTGTCAGCTTTTCCCTGCCCAACCATATGCCCAGGAATATTTCCTGTATAATGTCTTTTTCAGGGCCCTCCACTTGTATAACGCGGGCAATGACGGGTTTGATCTTTGGTACATACAGGTGAAACAGCGTTTCAAATGCAACTTCATCCCCCTGAGCAATTTGGAGGAAAAGTGCTGTTTCATTTATTGTGTCATTATTCATCCTGTTAAAACCTGATCCCTTAAATATCATCCAATCGCGGCAAATCTAAAAACAAAGTAGTTGAACGAGCTGTGGTTACGATAGCGATGCAGCTGTAAGGTACAAAAAAACCAATTGCCTCATTTAATCCGGTATTCTCTCCTGGCCATATCGTTTCAGGGTTTGCTATCGCCTGAACCAGTTGAAATCAGCATGGCCGCCTGCTGCGCGGGTATTGAAATTAAACAAAGCAAACCGGTTGGCCGTCCAATCTAACCCCAGACCCATTTTTAGTTCGTTTCCGATGGGAATAAAGTCTTTGCCATTGGTACTGTAGGCAAACGTGGCAACAAAGCCTTTTTCCCTGACATAGGACTTAAACCAGATCTTAGCACCTTTTAAGTTAACAGTCGCTACAATACTGTCATTGTTTGTCATTATAATTTTTCTCCTGCCGTTGGTTTGCTGAACGGCTACATAAGCATAGGGAAGCTGGAAGATGCCTAAACCGGCAATATCGCCATCTTTCATCCCTCTTATATCCATTTCTATGGTTCCTTCCGCATAAGGACCCTCTACCCGTTGAGTTAAAGTGTTGATAGCATGTAGCCATGTTGACGCTTTACCGGCTTTTAAACGAAGATAGCCCGGACGTTCACTCAGCGACCATTTGCTGTTATCGGGATTATGATTCCATTGCCATTGTAAGGCCAGTTCCGGGGAATTGAATTCATCGGAGCTGGCAGGAACAGTTATCGGAGAGGTTACGCCAACCGCAGGTTTAGGGAAGGTATCTACGCCCATCCCGTTTTTACCCAGCAGGGGCCAGCCATCTACCCAGGTAACTGGTTCAAGGTTAGGTACGCGTCCTATAGGGCCACGGTCCTGCATAATAATAAACCACCAGGAGCCATCTTTTAGCTGTACCATACCGCCCTGGTGCAGGCCGTTGCCCGGGTAGGTATGATCATCGTGTATCACAACTTTTGATTCATAAGGTCCGTAAATACTGTCTGATCGCAAACAGACCTGCCGGCCACGCGTACCGCCGGTAGAGCCGAGTATGTAGTATTTATTATTGACTTTGTAGAGATGTGATCCTTCGAGATAAGGGAACCCGGGGTTGTCATAAATTTTCCGCTGTGGAACTTTTACGGATTTCGCATCGCTGTTTAATTCCGTGATATAAAGTGTTTGCTGCCCATGCGCAACGTATACTTTACCATTATCGTCAAAAAAGAGTCCCGGATCATACAGGTATTCATTAAAGATGGTTCTTGTCCATGGTCCCTTTATATTCTTAGCGGTACAGATGGAAAAATGTCCTTCTTTCCCTTCCATCTTTGGTGTGCAGAAGCCTACGTAAAAGGTGCTGTCATGATAGCGGATGGTGGCTGCCCAGGAACCACTGAGGTACATATCTCCTCCTTTCATATCATAACGGGGATCTTCATCATACCTGGATACGGCATAGCCTCCCATTTCCCAGTTTACCAGATCCCGGGAAACGGCAATGGGGCAACCCGGTACATAATGCATGCTGGTGGAAATAAAATAGAATTTATCGTCTACCCTGATAATGTCCGGATCCGGCCAGTCGCCCCACATGAGCGGATTCTTAAAATACCCATTACCCAGATCGGGTGTCCAGCTTTTATTGGTTTGTGAGAAGATAGTAGTGAAGCACAGTAGAAATTGAAACAGTAGTATCGTTCTTTTCATTGATCACTATATTTTGTTTTTCATGTAGCATTATTTTTTGAGTATGGTATTACCGTTTTTCGACTTCCCGGCATATAGTGAATACTATCTCCAAATCAAATACCGCAATTTTATTATGTTTATACATATTGGCAAATATATCTTCTTTGATCATAAACACAAAATACCGCTTCACAAGTAGGTAAGAGCAATTAAGGAGGCTCATAAAAGAGAATCATTACTATTTTTCAATTCCATAAATTTTATTATGTTTGAACATATTAACATCTCACCTTAATATCTACATTTATGGAGAATGCGTCTTAATTGCATACTCGTCATGCGATACTCCCGTTCAGCTATAGCGATAGCTGTATTTGAGTTGTTTGGTTCAAGAAGAACAATGCAATCCTTATGGCCGGTTATGGCTGATTAAGAAAAATATGAAGTGATCTGAAAAATGACGATGATTTTTGTAATGGGAGAAAGAGAGAGATGTCTGGATGTTGAAGGAATCAAAAAAGCATTCGAATTGGTCAAAATGAGAATAGTCTAAACCTCCGTGTACGCTTATTTTTGTAAGCGTGACAGTAAAAAATGATTCATGCTTGCAATCAGGAATAATGAGCGATGTGTGCTTGGTACGGCCGGTCTTGGTGGTATAT
The Chitinophaga sp. MM2321 DNA segment above includes these coding regions:
- a CDS encoding RagB/SusD family nutrient uptake outer membrane protein produces the protein MKRNILYIILATGLLQSACQKDFLDRKPLNAYNNASLWTSQSDALAALNGCYKDWEGDYSLLYLDAASDNLYSQYPWEGYTDYGSGAITPANTNAYTRWSYTTIQKCNWFLENIDNTPMDATLKEQYKSEARFQRAYQYFIMTQLYGDVPFVKNTVTTDEANTVSRTPATEIRKFVKDELAAIAVILPVSYSGSDVGHITQGAALSLRARMELYDKNYADCIADCKKVMGLGYELFNNYQDLFRIQNENNKEVILDVQYKENDYSNADLGVMPSSSFGGWGSLDPTQALVDAYETKTGKTIDDPTSGYDDKDPYNNRDPRLTATIVCPGQLYEGVYYNSIESSSGDYYNGDNNSKTGYIPKKFTSNLSDYTDMWNTGLNMIVIRYAEVLLTYAEAQIESGVIDNSVYAAIDAIRIRAGMPVVDRTVYNTVDKMRTLVRRERRVELALEGLRWYDVQRWKIGSAVRSGTVYGTRLGTVDPANGKLTLSGEHVKVEQRTFQDNKDYLWPVPQKERDINKNLTQNQGY
- a CDS encoding TonB-dependent receptor is translated as MRLTSFLLLVATLQVSASSSAQTVTYSAKAVSLKKVLHAIKEQTGYVFFYDKEDLKNSKPVSVDLKNASPQAAMEMVLLQQPLSFEIQGNTIFITKSEKPIDIMPVSPPPVIITGIITDDTGAPIPGASVVIKGTRKGTISGPDGTFQLKEVAENAVLIISSLGYITQEIPIASRKQFNISLAPDVSALKQFVVVGYGIQKKANLTGAVTSITSEQLTNRPVTSVSNALQGTMPGVTVTANISGQPGSDAARIRIRGIGTMNNADPIIVIDGVITNLNNLNNINPDDIATLSVLKDAASSSIYGSRAANGVVLITTKQGTKGTPQVTYNAYVGKQKATGLPDFLPSWQAADLYNKALVNEGKPVRWTDAEVQKFKDGSDPYKYPNTDWLDLFYQGIGLQQNHYVGVSGGSDKTQYAFSLGLFDENGIIKETNAKRYTSRLNITSEVTDRVKVNANIAFTNTNKREPSNPYTGDFTQLVRQVNRISPTIPYKYENGYYGYIADGSPMAWLEGNSQNKFNNYDLIGNVGADWEIVNGLHFKPSLSYVMKISHNKKFIADQQYYDANGKPTFYQGPNSVTDENTFGNTVTQQALLDYTKSFNKHNFKILGGYSQELTKYTFDDGYRKGFLNNLLTDVNLASTDGQKTSGYSYELALRSYFGRLNYDYDGKYLFEANLRYDGSSRFASDHRWGAFPSFSAGWNIDRENFFGSLKKYVSYLKLRGSWGQLGNQIVVGPDDVNYPSFPYYPYVLQVNGSQNYTFGGTGATIAPGISAINGANPDLRWESTTETSVGLDAGFLDGKINFTADYFRKVTSDILLPVEVGAPYGLKPSVQNAGAMLNKGWEFSLSYNDTKGDFKYDAAINASFINNKITDRHGAGAKIDGYTFQQVGYPVYSLYGYEADGIFQSADEVKKFPFQTNRTSAGDIRYKDKDGNDTINTADKVYIGNYFPKVTFGINLGGAWKNFDIAIFSAGSYRCKNLYRRG
- a CDS encoding FecR family protein, with protein sequence MSTPERLKYLSEQVKQLHATQAEYKELLQLISDDESGEIVRQLDALHAIGPSAATTDAEYNYSYWQSVLKEILESDKLTQQAPVKKRIHLLQRYWWAAACIVFIISGTYYYHLSTSTHLPAIVATPSVMDIAPGGNRAMLTLSDGSRIPLDSAGNGVLAQQGNTRITKLSNGQLAYDELGGSADKVLYNTMSTPLGGQYKLILPDGTAVWLNAGSSIYYPTAFTGHERMVTITGEAYFEVVKNEKMPFLVKTGNTTIEVLGTHFNINAYQDEATTNTTLMEGAVKIIAQQQQQILKPGQQARVSTTGQSIQVLDHVDLLQVLAWKEGFFYFNDADLPTVMRQLSRWYNVEVKYEGDIPQRIFTGEIGRNLTLSQVLKGLSKTRIRYRIENGNRIVIQP
- a CDS encoding sigma-70 family RNA polymerase sigma factor, which codes for MNNDTINETALFLQIAQGDEVAFETLFHLYVPKIKPVIARVIQVEGPEKDIIQEIFLGIWLGREKLTDVIVPHNWIFKMVYHRCYSWLQKQGVRNKASQVITRESSDHSNLTEENIAFSETSRLIKQAIHQLPPQAQKIYLLSREKGLKIAAIADQLQLSQQTVKNSLVRSLKSIREYLISKGVTLPLILLGWDILFFS
- a CDS encoding glycoside hydrolase 43 family protein, giving the protein MKRTILLFQFLLCFTTIFSQTNKSWTPDLGNGYFKNPLMWGDWPDPDIIRVDDKFYFISTSMHYVPGCPIAVSRDLVNWEMGGYAVSRYDEDPRYDMKGGDMYLSGSWAATIRYHDSTFYVGFCTPKMEGKEGHFSICTAKNIKGPWTRTIFNEYLYDPGLFFDDNGKVYVAHGQQTLYITELNSDAKSVKVPQRKIYDNPGFPYLEGSHLYKVNNKYYILGSTGGTRGRQVCLRSDSIYGPYESKVVIHDDHTYPGNGLHQGGMVQLKDGSWWFIIMQDRGPIGRVPNLEPVTWVDGWPLLGKNGMGVDTFPKPAVGVTSPITVPASSDEFNSPELALQWQWNHNPDNSKWSLSERPGYLRLKAGKASTWLHAINTLTQRVEGPYAEGTIEMDIRGMKDGDIAGLGIFQLPYAYVAVQQTNGRRKIIMTNNDSIVATVNLKGAKIWFKSYVREKGFVATFAYSTNGKDFIPIGNELKMGLGLDWTANRFALFNFNTRAAGGHADFNWFRR